The Hordeum vulgare subsp. vulgare chromosome 7H, MorexV3_pseudomolecules_assembly, whole genome shotgun sequence DNA window TGCGCTTGTCCAGCTCGTCGCGCTCAAGCCGCATTTGTTCGTGATGGAATTTCATCTGTGAAACTAGTAGGAGTATTAAAATTTGTTTAGCCGAAACATGTCGAGAGAGAATGGCAGGGAAGACGCACCTTGGGGTGCTGGAAGTCATGCGCAAAAGCAGGTGGCCACGCCGCAGCGTCGTCATGCCGGTGCATGGCTCCGGCCCGGGAGACGGCGTCCCACCCTTCCTGGAACGGGCTCAAGTTGCCGATGCTGCTGTGCCTGTGTCTTGGTCGCCGTACCTGCGCTGCCGTCTCCCCGTCCTCCTCGTCCTGGTGGTCATCAAAGAAAAGGCGGTCGTGCCCGTACGACTGCCGACGGGCACCGTGCGCGGGAACGACGGGGGCGGGACGGCCACGCGTGGCGGCGTGGGGGGTGAGGCGGCGGGCGCGGACGCGGTCCTGCGCGCGGACGAGCGCCTGCATGCAGCGCATGGTGTGATGGACCTGGCGACGCACCTGGTGGCCGCGCACCAGCGCCTGCAGCCGCACCAGCCCGCGTAGAGCGCGCAGAGCTCTCCTCGCCTGAGCACAAGCACAATGTTACACTCTGCTTTTCTTTTAAGCTACGTAAAACATGCGAGATCTTTTTCCCTTTGATAGGAATTCGTTACCATTTCAAAGAAAAATATGTAGTTACCATTTCAACTTTCGAGAACATTCAACTATTATCAATAAATTGACTGAGTCAGTATAatccttttgtttttatttactcTGCACAGTTTCTAGCTTTTATTaaagtcaaactttataaagtttgaacaagtttataaaaaGTATTATGAACATTTACAACAACAAATTTATATGATATGAAAATATATGCAATCATGAATTCAATGATACTGATTTGATGATGtacaatatattgtaatatatgtttttacaaagttGGAATAcatttagagggtgcttggattcaagggactaaaactagtctgactaaaactaatctctttaagaggctaaagttccaaacacccctgactaaaaagaggctaaaactagtcttgaaagCTAAAATCTTTTaatcaggggtacccctactaaaatatgcattagtcctctctctcctcatttaactcctcaggcaagttctggattggagggtttggaggataataaatgctcatttactcgattttagtctctttagtatttggatccaaacatGGGTGGGGCTaacaagttttagtctcattacttttagtcatgagaCTAAAACGTATCGAAACACCCTCTTAAGATTTGGCTTTAGACAAAACTAATATGAAGAGTAAATAAAAACAGAGGAAGTACTTTCTAGGCCAGATCACAACATCTAACCACTCCATACAACTAATAAAATCCAAGAAATGAATTCGTACAAAACATAAATCCAAAATTTCATTTCAAATGAATTATTAAGTTTACGAGGGCAAATAAGTACACACAAAATAATCGGAAATGTTATTGGGAGAATACACGGATCTTGGCGCAAGGGAAAAATGGCAATTTCATTAATGGCAATTTTGGAAGAAAAAAAAATTAGTTTTCCACATGAAAATTTTACTATTGAAAGCATGGCAACTATATTTATTTAAGCATGataatttcatttttttaaacatgaCAATTTTATTATGAAGAGCATGAATATTTTACTTTTAATGACAatgtcatttttatttattttttatcatgGCAATTTCCTATGTGTGATTTCTATGCTTTCTAAAATGAAAATATAAAGCATGGCAAATTCCTTGTACATCATCTTTAATTGATATGCAAGCTTGCCATCCACtatctttttttttttgcattttggaCCATGGTTTTTGTTTTTGCTGGTTTGTTATGTTTTCAGATTTATTATGGCCTTTTGGCCATGTAGGTATTATCTTTCTTTTTGGGAAGGACACAATGGCAATTTTCAGGGTCTTAGTagtttattatggcattttgtaaTAGAAAAAAAGGTTTTGTAATTTTTGCTTTTAGGTGGCCAAACGAGAAAACTAAACGGGCTGGTTCGCCCTTAGGGTGGTTCTGGTTGGAAAATTTTCATTCCCTTGACCAAACCAatcatactcccttcgtttttaaatataagtctttctagatatTTCATCAGTGGACTACATactgatgtatatagacatactttagaatatagattcaatattttgtttcgtatgtagacccttagtgaaatcgcttaaaagacttatactttaggaacgaagggagtaaaaAACAATTCATTCGCTTCACCTCTGTTTTTTCAGATGACGTACCCCGACTATTGAGGTCCAAAAATTTAACGAAAAATCGGCTAGTACGGGGTGCAGACACACAAAGTACGAGCATGTGGAGCAGAAATGGCACCGCATGGATGAGGTGAGTCGGTGAGTCTGTGTAAGTGACGCCAACTACTTACGGTAATCTTATCATAGTTCTCATACAAATCCTACTTTTTAGGTAAACGCTTTCATCCAGCGCACCGGCCGAATTGTTTCGGACGGTCACACGTGGAACGTGCGTCTCGCTGGCAGGTTTGTAATATTTTTTGCTCAAATTTGCTACAACTATGTATAAATTTAATACAAACGTTTGTTATTTTGTTATATTTTGTTCATTTCAAAAAGCTACATTCATGTTTGGTTGCAACTTGATTTCGttgaatttttgctacaatcGACGTTTTGACTTTCgctacaaccgtgttatttttttgcaacaaccggcatcatgttttgtttcaatcgttcactaaaaaagttcatACACGTTTACGTAAATATTTGCTACAGccgacgtttgacttttgctatcaCGCACCAttagcttcgtttttttgctacgatcacgtagatatattTTTTGCTATAATTTTTTTGTTACAACTGTTGACGAAAATTACTACATCATGGATGAAATTTGTTGCATCGAGAAAATTTTTGCTGCATGTAAAGATCTAAAGGCGTGACCCAACTACAGCTGACCGATCGGACGGCCCGCGCGTGGTCCGCCGAATCGTTCGGCCGGCGCTGCGGGCATCGCCCTACTTTTTAATGCCCTTAAGATACCTGCATGCTTTTTAGCTTAGTCACTGTATAGGAAACTGCTCTTAACAGGAGCAAAGCTTCGTTTTCACCACAAAATATAAAGACTTCGTTTACTAGTTACTAGTTACTGCTAGATGAACTCGTTCAAAAATAATAATCATACATGGTGCTAACATCGCCCAAAAGAAAATGGTTTTCCAAAGAGAGAGGTCCTGTCGCAGATACTTAATTTTTGGTTAATTTTTTCGTTTGAGCAAGCAACATGCACATTTGGAAGAAGTTGGCGGGAGAGACGCTGCGTACCAAGTATCCCCGGTAGAATGCCTGGATGCGCACGGCGGCGCGGTCCTCCCTGCCGGCGGCCCTCTCGCGCAGGGCCGCAAGCCTCGCCATCCTCGACGCCATTGCGCGGCGCGCCCTCCTGACCTCCGCCTCCACCCCTCCGCCCTCCCGCGCCCACCCAGCGGCGGAGCTTCCGCTGCCCTCATTGGTCACCTCAGGCGACGTGTCGGCGGCCGGGAAGTGCTCGACGGACAGTATCTCCGCCGCCTCCTGCTCTTCGCCTCCGAGCCCCTGCCGATCCAACGACCAACCATCAGCGTCAGTGAATGGCTGATAAGGACCGACGGTACGTGTACGAGAAGCGGGATCACACAGACCTTCTTGGCGTGGCGCGGGTCCTTGGACGGGGAGGCGGAGGGGCTGGTCTTGAAGACCTTCCTGACGGTGGCCAGCCAGCCGGCGCCGCCGGGCTTCTTGCCCATGTAGGCGGCAATGCGTTGCGGGGGGCGCGCTTTAATTCGATTTGGTGTAGGAGTGGCTCGGTCGATGGTGGATCGATCGCGCGGTCAAGGGAGATGATGCATGGATTTGCCGTACGAGGCGGGAGGTGGTGTGGGTGGTGAAGGGACAATAAGTGCAGGCGCGCGGGAGTGCCGTGACCGCGAGGGCGCCGGTGGGGGTGGTCGGTACAGGAGCGGCTTTATCGCGCGCAGCGTCACGGGGCCCGCGCTGTACTTACGTGCAGCAGCAGCGGCGCCGCGGTTTGTAATTGGCCGGGAAGAGGCGGAAACTCCATGGGTGCTCGATCACCAGGTGAGTTCAACACTGGCATCTTTGCTGTGGAATCAGTGGGTGGCACCGGCATTCGTCGGTCGTCACCGCCTGTTATTGGTGAATTTCACAAAGGGAATCGTTTCCCACCCTCGCGCCGGTCGAACCGATGCGCCGGTCGTCCCCTCGCGCGCATGGACCTATGCAACATTTTTCCCATCCGCATGCTTCGTTGGTCagtggatgcaacatttttcgtttAAATATGTTGCAACGAGCATCATATTTGCTGTAagcgttttttttatttttttcgttcCAGTAAGaaaactgcatatacgtttggttgcaactctagttcgtcggatttttcgttacaatcgatgttttttacttttgctacaaccggcatcatgttttgctgcaaccgttcactaaaaaagttgcatacacgtcaagtaaatatttgctacaaccgacgtttgacttttgctaccacgcaccatcagctttgttttttttgctacgat harbors:
- the LOC123410603 gene encoding protein IQ-DOMAIN 21-like, translating into MGKKPGGAGWLATVRKVFKTSPSASPSKDPRHAKKGLGGEEQEAAEILSVEHFPAADTSPEVTNEGSGSSAAGWAREGGGVEAEVRRARRAMASRMARLAALRERAAGREDRAAVRIQAFYRGYLARRALRALRGLVRLQALVRGHQVRRQVHHTMRCMQALVRAQDRVRARRLTPHAATRGRPAPVVPAHGARRQSYGHDRLFFDDHQDEEDGETAAQVRRPRHRHSSIGNLSPFQEGWDAVSRAGAMHRHDDAAAWPPAFAHDFQHPKMKFHHEQMRLERDELDKRKAGWHWLERCMAPNSALPEQADQHLPAAETSYVTAGTATATEGVSERTVEMEPSRKSPPTDLYPVRAEVTPGYMAVTQSARAKARMAPLAAPRTHARSRSGSVALGGGSTASSGWSTSNNGDPAAQQRELYSPESSCSGDRSPPTLGGRGRVAYA